The Microcoleus sp. bin38.metabat.b11b12b14.051 region GGAGAACACTCTCACTATGTCTATTATCAAAAAACCAGATTTGAGCGATCCAGAGCTACGCGCTAAGCTCGCTAAGGGCATGGGTCACAACTATTACGGCGAACCAGCTTGGCCCAATGACTTGCTGTACGTTTTCCCGATCGTGATCATGGGAACCATTTCTCTGTGCGTCGGCTTGGCTGTACTAGACCCGGCTATGATTGGCGAACCTGCCAATCCTTTTGCTACTCCGCTGGAAATTCTGCCGGAATGGTATTTGTGGCCAGTGTTCCAACTCCTGCGCGTTTTGCCTAACAAATTGTTGGGTATTGCTTGCATGGCTGGCGTTCCCCTCGGCTTGATTTTGATTCCGTTCATCGAAAACGTGAACAAGTTTCAAAATCCGTTCCGCCGCCCTGTGGCTACCACTGTCTTCCTGTTGGGAACTGCGGTAACTCTGTGGTTGGGTATTGGTGCTATTTTCCCGATCGACAAATCTTTCACGCTTGGTCTGTTCTAAGATTTAAGCTTGTTTGATTTTGACGCCCGCGAGTTTCCTCTAAAGTGCTTTTGTACTGAGAGGAAACTTTCGCGGGCGTCTTTTTATTTGAGATTTGAGATTTGAGATTTGAGATTTGAGATTTTGCTTATTACCAGGAAGAGCGAAAGTAACACATATAGCCTTTCTCAGAAAGATGAGGTACTATCCGGCGGCATAGGGCATAGGGCATAGGGCATAGGGCATAGGGCATAGGGCATAGGGCATAGGGCATAGGGCATACCTCAATTTTTGAGAACCGCTATATACTGAGAAAGAGCCTCTTTTTACATCGCAGCTACGAGCACAATACGGTTTACTTAAGGCTTTTTGACTAATTTTTTAAGTAAACCCTATTGCAACATAAACAATGAAAATCAATCAAGCAGATACTTGTCGCAACTATATTTTACCCAAGCTTAAAGCATGGGAGAAAGAGCCTCATTTTTTTACCGAGCAACATTATATTCATGAGAGATTGGGGCTAATTTTTTAGAAATAGAGAGTATATCTACTTACCAACAATCCTCATAAATTATATCGTGTCCGATCGCGTAACCAGAGTAAGATTGGTTCGTAGTGCGTCCTGGCGTCCGTACCCGGAGCGGACGCCAGGACGCACTACAAACCGTTTTTGTGATCGCAATTGACTGGAAATGATTACACCAAATCTCCGGAAATAGGCTAGACTTGGACGCAAACATATTCAGTAGAATTAATCTATATTGCCACGACGTTCAAAAGTAAAGATGGCTATAGTTAGCCTTACTGATTTTCGCAATTTTACGGGTATTGAATCCGGCTTAATAGGGACTCAATACCCTCTTGCTACTAAATGCGAAGCGTGTTATGGCATGAGGATCTCAGAGGAATTATCATGAACTTTAATTTAGATACTATTTTCTCACCGCTGATGAACCCGGCTCTGAATGAGTTTCAGGTTTGGGCTTTGGAAAACCCCGACGAAGGCCTCAGCAAAACGATGCTACCCGCGATCGCCCTGATCGAGGGTTTAATCGCCAACGAACCCACCTATTTGCCTATCAAACGGCTGGCTTTCGGGGCTAACTTTTGCTGCGCGGGACAAGTCGTGATGGGAGAGTTTGCAACACTCGAACAAGCACTCACATCGCCCCAGGCGCGCGGATGGCGACTGGGTACTTCTGTGCTCGATCCGGATCTCTCCCCCAACCAAGATGTCGGCGGTAGGAACCTTTTCCTGCTGTCTTTGTCCGATCGCGAACCAGACGGTAGCAGCAACCACGCAGCCTTCCGAAGCTGTATGCAGAAGTATCTTTTCAACAGTGCGACAACCGATCGCCAGCAAGACGAAATTAGCAGGCGGTTGCTCGATCGCCTAGCCGCAGATTATACGGAGATGCCGCACGGTGCGGGTGAAGTATTTTTTACCGATGCTAGGCGCGGTTGGATGGGATTTTTAGTGCGATATCTGCATTACGTCATCTTTGCGATTAATCCAGATGACAAAGAGTCGATCGAACTTCTGACAGATTTACATTATATCCGCCAAAGCCCAGCGCACTATTTCGCCGTCGCCGGCAGTCTGCTGCAAAGTCTTAACCTGTTTGGACATGGGGATTTGTCCGCTTTAATCGAGCGCGCGGCGACGATCTACGAAAATTCTCCCGCCCTAGCCGAGTTCGAGGTGAGCTCGGAAAACAACGGCATGACGAGGCGGGAATTGGCGAAGCTGATGACATCGATTATGGGGATAGCGGGATTGCAAGGCCCCCTGCACTTGGGTTACACGGCTATGGGATTCCGCCCTCTCCCGGCGTATAAAGGAACACGCACGGCTGAAATTAATCCGACGGATTTTTGGGATAATCTCGATTTGGACGATCGCCCGTCGATCGAGCTTTTCCTACTGGAATGTGCGCGCCTCTGGGCTCCCGTCAGCGCCACCCACCGAGTCGCGACAGAACCTTTTACCGCCACGATTGGAGGCAAACAGCGCACTTTCCCCGCCGGCACCAAGGTACTGATACCGATCAGTTTGGGGCATCTAGACGGCAGTTTCTGGGGTTCTACGGTGTACGAATTTAACCCTAAGCGCGAGAATTTGTGCCCTTATCATATGGGTTTTCATGCGGTGGGCGATCGGAGTGCGGGACGAATTTGCCCTGCTAAAGATATCGCGCTGAAGATGTTGGTCGATGTGGTGAGTACCGTTGGCAAAGTTAGGCGCTCGTCTGCACTTAATTTGCAGCGGTAATTAATCGAAAAACCAGGTTTGTAGTAAGGACTTCAGTCCTCTATCCTTGGATGAAGAAGGACTAAAGTCCTCAGTCCTCTATTCTTGGATGAAGAAGGACTAAAGTCCTCACTACGAACCTAATTTTAGTTATATAACTGGGTACGAAAAACCAGGATTGTAGTAAGGACTTCAGTCCTCTATCCTTGGATAAAAAAGGACTAAAGTCCTCACTACGAACCTAATTTTGGTTATCTAACTGGAATCGAAAAACCAGGTTTGTAGTAAGGACTTCAGTCCTCTATCCTTGCCT contains the following coding sequences:
- the petD gene encoding cytochrome b6-f complex subunit IV produces the protein MSIIKKPDLSDPELRAKLAKGMGHNYYGEPAWPNDLLYVFPIVIMGTISLCVGLAVLDPAMIGEPANPFATPLEILPEWYLWPVFQLLRVLPNKLLGIACMAGVPLGLILIPFIENVNKFQNPFRRPVATTVFLLGTAVTLWLGIGAIFPIDKSFTLGLF
- a CDS encoding cytochrome 450 is translated as MNFNLDTIFSPLMNPALNEFQVWALENPDEGLSKTMLPAIALIEGLIANEPTYLPIKRLAFGANFCCAGQVVMGEFATLEQALTSPQARGWRLGTSVLDPDLSPNQDVGGRNLFLLSLSDREPDGSSNHAAFRSCMQKYLFNSATTDRQQDEISRRLLDRLAADYTEMPHGAGEVFFTDARRGWMGFLVRYLHYVIFAINPDDKESIELLTDLHYIRQSPAHYFAVAGSLLQSLNLFGHGDLSALIERAATIYENSPALAEFEVSSENNGMTRRELAKLMTSIMGIAGLQGPLHLGYTAMGFRPLPAYKGTRTAEINPTDFWDNLDLDDRPSIELFLLECARLWAPVSATHRVATEPFTATIGGKQRTFPAGTKVLIPISLGHLDGSFWGSTVYEFNPKRENLCPYHMGFHAVGDRSAGRICPAKDIALKMLVDVVSTVGKVRRSSALNLQR